In one Balaenoptera ricei isolate mBalRic1 chromosome 20, mBalRic1.hap2, whole genome shotgun sequence genomic region, the following are encoded:
- the LOC132354527 gene encoding leucine-rich repeat-containing protein 37B-like, giving the protein TSKPNIKSSQRKFQCWIGIRIRPWFCLLDTKQEAHTRHPERTEEAESLPQHEAPAQHPQTPEEVESFSPQAEARAQPPEPAEEVEPPPLQQEAPSQPSEAPEELETSSPQEALAQPLETLKEVVVRPVAHHGVNETQQSNLYNVTVKPLDLALTITPQVTKEVEPSPVQQETPSQPPESPEEVEPSLLHQEAPTQTPGFPTEYVLQIPVSDEVASLPGVQRHAHSNLPSVTLQPLDLELSITPEPTPEAEFPTAQQEALAPPLEHPEETESSPTQQETSAKPPEPPGEVEPSREREQPAPPSAPPGEVEPSPTQQETTGQPPEPPVEAEPSPSEQEQPTQPSEPTEPPEEVKPATQQETPAQLSESFGEAESSATQEEASTQSPEPPSETEWCPAQQEIPALSPAETETSATLQELPAQPPEPS; this is encoded by the exons ACAAGCAAACCCAACATCAAAAGCTCCCAGAGGaagttccagtgctggattgGAATCAGAATCAGGCCTTGGTTCTGCCTTCTCGACACAAAA CAGGAGGCCCACACTCGTCATCCAGAGCGCACTGAGGAGGCTGAATCTTTACCCCAGCACGAGGCCCCTGCTCAGCATCCACAGACCCCTGAGGAGGTTGAATCTTTTTCACCCCAGGCAGAGGCCCGGGCTCAGCCTCCAGAGCCCGCTGAAGAGGTAGAGCCACCTCCACTTCAGCAGGAGGCTCCATCTCAGCCTTCAGAGGCCCCTGAGGAACTAGAAACTTCAAGTCCCCAGGAGGCCCTAGCCCAGCCTTTGGAGACACTTAAGGAGGTTGTAGTTCGACCAGTAGCACATCATGGGGTAAATGAAACTCAGCAGTCAAACTTGTACAATGTCACTGTTAAACCTCTGGATCTGGCACTGACCATAACTCCACAGGTCACCAAAGAGGTTGAACCTTCTCCAGTCCAGCAGGAGACCCCATCTCAGCCTCCAGAGAGCCCTGAGGAGGTTGAACCTTCTCTACTCCATCAAGAGGCCCCAACTCAGACTCCAGGGTTCCCTACTGAGTATGTACTTCAAATTCCAGTGAGTGATGAGGTAGCATCTCTCCCTGGCGTTCAGCGTCACGCTCATTCAAACTTGCCCAGTGTGACACTTCAACCTCTGGATTTGGAACTTAGCATCACTCCAGAGCCCACTCCGGAAGCTGAATTTCCTACAGCTCAGCAGGAGGCCCTGGCTCCACCTCTTGAGCATCCTGAGGAGACAGAATCTTCTCCAACCCAACAAGAGACCTCAGCTAAGCCtccagagcctcctggagaggttGAGCCTTCACGTGAGCGGGAGCAACCAGCTCCGCCTTCTGCGCCTCCTGGGGAAGTTGAACCTTCTCCAACCCAGCAGGAGACCACAGGTCAGCCTCCAGAGCCTCCTGTGGAAGCTGAGCCTTCTCCAAGTGAACAGGAACAACCGACTCAGCCTTCTGAGCCTACAGAGCCTCCTGAGGAGGTGAAGCCAGCAACCCAGCAGGAGACCCCAGCTCAGCTTTCAGAGTCTTTTGGAGAAGCTGAAAGTTCTGCAACCCAGGAGGAAGCCTCAACTCAGTCTCCAGAGCCCCCTAGTGAGACAGAATGGTGTCCAGCCCAGCAGGAGATCCCAGCTCTGTCTCCAGCGGAGACAGAAACTTCTGCAACCCTGCAGGAGCTACCAGCTCAGCCTCCAGAGCCTTCTTGA
- the LOC132354526 gene encoding leucine-rich repeat-containing protein 37A-like, with translation NDSFTSKSPSCSAFKLIQCRCQTCRCGAYHNKRTHARKVGPSPNQHKPSAQPSVPLTNAEFSTTQHEAPTLPSQPPEEVEPLPVQQEASAQSPEAGAQNKPSVQEETPAQYPEHPGEEVTPATTQQETPDQHAQAPEVVPSPPQQEASAQHPQSPGEVESSSTQSPELSNVTVVFSPEHHVTTVSPVGQDQAQLLQRPDVTVKPVDLALTVTPAFTNEVETSPPQQENSAQSTVSPEQLEPLSVQQEVSDQHPTPTENVEPFPVQQGAPTQPTYPEVTFPNPEQVQAQHPTLTEVTIQPLDLEQTIRPEPTKEDEPSPTMQETLTQPPEPPKEVFVAQPPVYQNPIDPAPDQDHTEPPTSPSVRVQLLDQGLTTTPEPTMEAEHSTPLPETIVPPTYPEVTLPNPEQVQAQHPTLTEVTVQPLDPELTLTLESNMEDEPSPTMQQTQAQPPELIKAVAAQSPLYPEVTVPAPDQDHAEHPTSRSITVKPLDLELTTTPEPTTESDHSTALQQTTAPPPEHPQVTLAQPNLTQVTVPPVDLGVNISQQPRPSETVLFPSTQYSVSPGLPGVKYTPEKKQPEQNATTNISICELCTCKNETLSCVGLSPKQKLHRVPEPEPNAYNGTFTIINFQGNSISYIAESMWKAYRWAKKL, from the exons AATGACAGTTTCACCTCCAAGTCACCGTCATGCTCAGCATTCAAACTTATCCAGTGTCGCTGTCAAACCTGCAGATGTGGAGCTTACCATAACAAAAGAACCCACGCCAGAAAGGTGGGACCTTCTCCAAATCAGCACAAGCCTTCAGCTCAGCCCTCAGTGCCCCTTACTAATGCAGAATTTTCTACAACCCAGCATGAGGCCCCCACGctgccttcacagccacctgaggAGGTTGAACCTTTGCCAGTTCAACAGGAGGCTTCAGCCCAGTCTCCAGAAGCCGGTGCACAGAATAAACCTTCAGTACAAGAGGAGACCCCAGCTCAGTATCCAGAGCATCCTGGAGAAGAAGTTACACCTGCCACAACCCAGCAGGAGACTCCAGATCAGCATGCACAGGCTCCTGAGGTTGTACCTTCTCCACCTCAGCAGGAAGCCTCAGCTCAGCATCCACAGTCTCCTGGTGAGGTTGAATCCTCTTCAACTCAGTCTCCAGAGCTCTCTAATGTGACTGTAGTTTTCTCTCCAGAGCATCATGTGACAACAGTTTCTCCTGTAGGTCAGGATCAAGCTCAGCTTCTGCAGCGGCCCGATGTCACTGTTAAACCTGTGGATCTTGCACTTACCGTAACTCCAGCGTTCACTAATGAGGTTGAAACTTCTCCACCCCAACAAGAAAACTCGGCTCAGTCTACAGTGTCCCCTGAGCAGTTGGAACCTTTGTCAGTCCAGCAAGAGGTTTCAGATCAGCATCCAACCCCCACTGAAAATGTTGAACCTTTTCCAGTTCAGCAGGGAGCCCCAACTCAACCAACATACCCCGAGGTGACATTTCCAAATCCAGAGCAAGTTCAGGCTCAGCATCCAACCTTGACTGAGGTCACAATTCAACCTTTGGACCTTGAACAGACCATAAGGCCCGAACCCACTAAGGAGGATGAACCTTCTCCAACCATGCAGGAGACCTtaacccagcctccagaaccacctAAGGAGGTTTTTGTAGCTCAGCCTCCAGTATACCAGAACCCAATAGATCCAGCACCAGATCAGGATCACACTGAGCCTCCAACATCACCCAGTGTCAGAGTTCAACTTTTAGACCAGGGGCTTACCACAACTCCAGAACCTACTATGGAGGCGGAACATTCCACACCCCTGCCGGAGACTATAGTTCCTCCAACATACCCCGAGGTGACACTTCCAAATCCAGAGCAAGTTCAGGCTCAGCATCCAACCTTGACTGAGGTCACAGTTCAACCTTTGGACCCGGAACTTACGTTAACTCTGGAATCCAATATGGAGGATGAACCTTCTCCAACTATGCAGCAGACCCAAGCTCAGCCTCCAGAGCTCATTAAGGCAGTTGCAGCTCAGTCTCCATTGTATCCCGAGGTGACAGTTCCAGCACCAGATCAGGATCATGCTGAGCATCCAACCTCACGCAGTATCACAGTTAAACCTTTGGACCTGGAGCTTACCACAACTCCAGAACCTACTACAGAGTCTGACCATTCTACAGCCCTGCAGCAGACTACAGCTCCCCCTCCAGAACACCCTCAGGTGACACTTGCACAGCCAAACCTGACTCAAGTCACAGTTCCACCTGTGGACCTGGGAGTTAACATATCTCAGCAACCAAGGCCATCTGAGACAGTCCTTTTTCCTTCCACTCAGTATTCAGTATCCCCTGGTCTTCCTGGTGTAAAATATACCCCAGAAAAGAAGCAGCCAGAACAGAATGCCACCACAAACATCAGCATATGTGAGCTCTGTACCTGCAAAAATGAGACACTGTCGTGTGTTGGTCTCAGCCCAAAGCAGAAGCTCCACAGAGTGCCTGAGCCAGAGCCTAACGCCTACAACGGCACCTTCACCATCAT AAATTTCCAAGGAAACTCTATTTCTTACATTGCTGAAAGTATGTGGAAGGCATACCGCTGGGCTAAGAAGCTGTGA
- the LOC132355465 gene encoding RAD52 motif-containing protein 1-like isoform X2, which translates to MRPEAAFLGISSEGSLSFLMKRKGTQKLAIHKAMTDAFRKLLIVVLESGKIAVAYRPCEEVTDARTEEEQQDLIQVSYFSCQPCGQRGEECLSDLSFEEEVFTLPELD; encoded by the exons ATGCGACCAGAAGCAGCTTTTTTAGGCATCTCCAGTGAAG GGTCATTATCATTCCTTATGAAAAGGAAGGGAACCCAGAAGCTTGCTATTCACAAGGCTATGACAGATGCATTCCGGAAACTACTGATTGTGGTTTTAG AAAGTGGTAAAATAGCTGTGGCATATAGACCCTGTGAAGAGGTCACAGATGCTAGAACTGAAGAGGAACAACAGGATTTAATTCAA GTCAGCTACTTTTCTTGTCAGCCGTGTGGCCAAAGGGGGGAAGAATGCCTCTCAGACTTGAGCTTTGAGGAGGAAGTGTTCACATTGCCAGAACTGGACTAG
- the LOC132355465 gene encoding RAD52 motif-containing protein 1-like isoform X1, whose product MRPEAAFLGISSEGSLSFLMKRKGTQKLAIHKAMTDAFRKLLIVVLESGKIAVAYRPCEEVTDARTEEEQQDLIQVCGDKNSRGYTASVAIIQNNQQDLEDFGMSTQLCQPSEDVKL is encoded by the exons ATGCGACCAGAAGCAGCTTTTTTAGGCATCTCCAGTGAAG GGTCATTATCATTCCTTATGAAAAGGAAGGGAACCCAGAAGCTTGCTATTCACAAGGCTATGACAGATGCATTCCGGAAACTACTGATTGTGGTTTTAG AAAGTGGTAAAATAGCTGTGGCATATAGACCCTGTGAAGAGGTCACAGATGCTAGAACTGAAGAGGAACAACAGGATTTAATTCAAGTATGTGGAGATAAAAACTCAAGGGGATACACAGCCAGTGTAGCCATAATTCAAAACAACCAGCAGGATTTGGAAGACTTTGGCATGTCTACTCAGCTCTGTCAACCTTCGGAAGATGTGAAACTCTGA